The following are from one region of the Pseudobacteroides sp. genome:
- a CDS encoding AMP-binding protein encodes MNNEMKNGLLEITVGDLLDSMAERYPDHDAVLYTDRPFRKTYREFKDLTDTVAKGLMAMGVKKGDHVSIWATNYPEWLLTMFATAKIGAVMVTVNTNYKIFEVEYLLRQSDTSTLILIEGFKDCNYVDIMNELCPELAASKPGKLNSKALPVLKNVIYVGDKNHGGMFKWNDLYELASKVSDEELMERQRSLDIHDVINMQYTSGTTGFPKGVMLTHYNIVNNGKCIGDCMNFTHEDKLCIPVPFFHCFGCVLGIMACVTHGTTMVPVDYFQPLKVMEAVQNENCTALHGVPTMFIAILEHPEFNKFKFSKLRTGIMAGSPCPIKVMKDVVEKMGASDITIAYGQTEASPVCTQTRVDDSIELRVSTVGRALPYVECKVVDPETNQELPVGTPGEFVARGYNVMKGYYKMAEATSNAIDSEGWLHTGDLATMDENGYFKITGRIKDMIIRGGENIYPKEIEEFLYTHPQVKDVQVIGVPSKQYGEEVMACIILKEGATITEEGIKEHVKSHMARHKTPKYVKFIDSFPMTASGKIQKYKLREAAIEELNLQDAASIETA; translated from the coding sequence ATGAATAATGAGATGAAAAATGGACTGCTTGAAATTACCGTTGGGGATTTGCTGGATAGTATGGCTGAAAGATACCCTGACCATGATGCTGTCCTTTATACTGACAGACCTTTCAGAAAGACTTACAGGGAGTTTAAAGATCTGACAGACACGGTTGCAAAAGGTTTAATGGCTATGGGGGTTAAGAAGGGTGATCATGTATCCATATGGGCTACCAATTATCCCGAATGGCTTTTGACAATGTTTGCGACTGCTAAGATAGGTGCCGTTATGGTAACTGTCAATACAAACTATAAAATTTTTGAGGTGGAATATCTTTTAAGACAGTCTGATACAAGCACCCTTATTTTGATTGAGGGATTCAAGGATTGTAATTATGTTGATATTATGAATGAGTTGTGCCCCGAGCTAGCGGCTTCTAAACCAGGTAAACTCAACTCAAAGGCACTACCTGTACTTAAAAATGTCATCTATGTGGGAGATAAAAACCATGGTGGTATGTTTAAATGGAATGACTTGTATGAATTGGCATCAAAGGTCTCTGATGAGGAGCTTATGGAAAGACAGAGGAGTCTTGATATACATGATGTAATTAACATGCAGTATACGTCAGGAACCACAGGCTTTCCTAAAGGGGTTATGCTTACGCATTATAACATTGTCAATAACGGTAAATGCATCGGCGATTGTATGAATTTTACCCATGAAGACAAACTTTGTATACCTGTACCCTTCTTCCACTGTTTTGGATGTGTCTTGGGGATAATGGCATGTGTGACCCATGGAACTACAATGGTTCCTGTCGACTATTTCCAACCCCTTAAGGTAATGGAGGCTGTACAGAACGAGAACTGTACGGCTTTACATGGAGTTCCTACAATGTTTATTGCTATTTTGGAGCATCCTGAGTTCAATAAATTCAAATTCAGCAAATTAAGAACTGGTATCATGGCAGGATCACCATGTCCTATAAAGGTTATGAAGGATGTTGTTGAAAAAATGGGTGCATCGGACATTACAATTGCTTATGGACAGACAGAGGCTTCGCCTGTTTGTACCCAGACAAGGGTGGATGACAGTATTGAATTGAGAGTCTCTACCGTTGGAAGAGCACTACCCTATGTAGAGTGCAAGGTTGTGGATCCCGAAACAAATCAGGAGCTGCCGGTTGGAACACCTGGGGAATTTGTAGCACGTGGTTATAATGTTATGAAGGGCTACTACAAGATGGCTGAGGCTACGTCTAATGCCATAGACAGCGAAGGTTGGTTGCATACAGGAGATTTGGCTACAATGGACGAAAACGGCTATTTTAAAATTACAGGCCGTATAAAGGATATGATAATAAGAGGTGGAGAGAACATTTATCCCAAAGAAATAGAGGAGTTTTTATACACACATCCTCAGGTGAAGGATGTTCAAGTTATAGGAGTGCCCAGCAAGCAGTACGGGGAAGAGGTTATGGCCTGCATTATCTTAAAGGAGGGTGCTACCATAACTGAAGAAGGGATTAAGGAGCATGTAAAAAGCCATATGGCAAGGCATAAGACTCCGAAGTATGTCAAGTTTATTGACAGCTTCCCGATGACTGCAAGCGGAAAAATACAAAAATACAAGCTCAGAGAGGCTGCGATAGAAGAACTTAATCTTCAGGATGCTGCAAGCATTGAGACTGCATAA